In Paraglaciecola sp. T6c, the sequence AACTCGCATTTTCCGAGATACGTTATGCATTGGAAGATTTGGCTAATTTAGATGGCGTTACCAGTGGCTCAGTTAAAATAGGTACTTTGCCCTACACCCGCACATATCTCACTCCTCAGGCAATTAATTTATTATTAGATGAGCATCATAACTTGGACGTTTCCACTCGCGAAGGTCCATATAATTTACTGGAAGTTTCCTTACGAAATGGGGACATCGACTTCATCATTGGGGCAATTCGTCCATCCGAAAAAGACAGCGACTTGAACACCGAAATTCTGCTCGAAGATAAATTGTCAGTTATTGCTCGCTCAAATCATCCATTGATGGGTCGCGAAAATTTGTCTTTAGGGGATTTGTCTGATTATGGCTGGGTATTGCCCGAATTACACACACCTTCAGGTAGGCTTTTTCTTGAATTAATGAAAGCGCACGGGCTCCCTATTCCTACTCATTCAATCCATACAAGCTCGTTATCCATGGTTAGGGGCTTGTTAATGGGCAGTGACCGCGTGACCCTGCTGTCGAAACATCAAATTTACTATGATAGAAATCATGAATTACTTGACGTGCTACCAGTGGATATTGGGGAAACTTATCGTCCAATAGGGATCACTATGCGCAGACGAACAGAGCCCTCGCCTGCAGCGCAGCTATTCCTCGACAAGCTCAGGCAAGTGGCGGACTCGGTCAACGAACATTGAGTTTCAATAGTACGAATAATATCCTTCACAACTGCAAAGACGGGCTACCGGAATTTTACAGAGGTTAA encodes:
- a CDS encoding LysR family transcriptional regulator gives rise to the protein MINLDPNGIPELSLRQLRFFMSVYKLKSVTKAANELNRSQTAITKSITDLEKSLNVSLFDRVATGMIANAYGEAFATRTQRAIDEFQKASQSFASYSKLHMNSENNPIFSMDVSYKRLAAFISLYHCKNVHSAADQLNVTKAAIYSSVRQLEVWLGIFLFESEPQGVVPTPYCNVLAQHLKLAFSEIRYALEDLANLDGVTSGSVKIGTLPYTRTYLTPQAINLLLDEHHNLDVSTREGPYNLLEVSLRNGDIDFIIGAIRPSEKDSDLNTEILLEDKLSVIARSNHPLMGRENLSLGDLSDYGWVLPELHTPSGRLFLELMKAHGLPIPTHSIHTSSLSMVRGLLMGSDRVTLLSKHQIYYDRNHELLDVLPVDIGETYRPIGITMRRRTEPSPAAQLFLDKLRQVADSVNEH